The DNA region ATATACATATTTAATTCAAAGTTGTATCTTAAGCATTGAAAATTTGAAATTTTTTTAGATAATTCTATTAAAATATTTGCAGCTAACTCTGTTGTTTTTGCTGGGTATATTGATAGAGTATAAAATATTATATGTGTGAATATAGTTATTAATGATGATGATAATATAATAAAAGATAATGGCACAGCGAATATATTTGATATTATTGAGTTAAGATTTAAAATTTTAAAATGATATATATTTAATGGAAGTATTGATATGAGTGATATTATATTAATTGCCAAAAATCCTAATAGAGTTATAAATATATTTTTAAGAAATGTATTTATTTTTAAGTTTTTAATTTTTGATATTATAAAAAAATTATAAATAGGGTAGTATAATATTATGCCTAATGTTGCTAAAAATGAAAATTGAAAACTTATTTCTTTTATAGAGTTTGGGTCTATCAGTAATATTATTAATGCTGCTAAAAATAGAGCATTTACATTGTTTCTATCTCTGTCAAAATAATAGGATATTAATATACAAAGAGCCATTATACTTGAACGAACTATTGAAACAGAGAATATACTTACGGTTGGATATATTATTATGGTGATGATTGTAGAAATAAATATTTTATTATAGAAATTTATTGGTAAAAAAGATAATGCTGTAAATAATATAAAAAGTATCATTGATATATGAAGACCAGATATTGATAGTATATGAGATATTCCAGAGTTTATAAAGTATTGATTAATGTTTGCTGGTATAATATGTTTATCTCCTGTAATGATGCATTGGGCAACAGAATAGCTTATTGGCTCTATATGCTCGCCTAAAGATTTTTTTATTGTGTTTCTAAAATATATACCAATTCTGTTTAGAAAGTTAAGTATTGAAAAACTTTCTTTTTGAACGGTAAAATTAATATAAGGATAAATACTACTTACACCATAGAGCATTTGATTTTCTAACGCTTTTACTATATTAATATTATTTGTTAGTATATTTTTATATAGATTAATTTTAGTATAGACTGTAATAGTGTCATTTATATATATTGGTTTAGCTGAGCTATGATATAGTCTAATTTTTCCAGCATAATTATGCCAATTTTCTCCATCGTAAACTCTATCAACATAAGCAATATATCTGTCTCTTAAAGTAACCACTCCATCATAATCTACTATTTTACAGCTATATGCCTTAATTTCTTTGTTAAATTCTTTTAATGGTGATGAAAATATATTGTAATATCTATAAATTGTATAACTATATCCCAAGAAAAATACTGAAATTACCAAAATAAAAAAGCTATTTTTGTTATATACAGCAAGCGCTATTGATATTATTATTAGAATGAAAGATATTATTAATGATATATAAAAAAAATAATTACCACTAAACTTTAGTGCAGTAGATATGCCAAACGCAAAGCTTGTTGTGATATAAAATATATATGTAATAGGGTATGGGCTTTTCATCATTAATAATTATCTTTTTACTATTCCATAGAAGATAATATTAATAATAATATCTAAATCTTTTTCATTATTTTCTATATTTTTATTTTTTGCCCACTCCATTTCAAAACCTTTAATTATTGCGAGTATTGATTCTGTTGCAAGTCTTAAATCTATATTGAATAATCCTTTTTTTACGCCGCCTCTTAATATCATTTTAATAGTATCATATTCTTCTCTATGATATTTCGCTCTCATATGCTCGATTAGAGTAAAGTCTTCAAATATTTCACTATGTAGTGCTTCATAAAGATTAGCTAATTTAATATATCCTTTTTGTCTTGTTAATATGTAAGCTCTTATTTTAGCTTCAGCAGTATCTTCTTTTTTTATTGCTTCGTATATAGACCTTTTTAAATCTGATGCTTCATTTTCTGCTATAGCAAAAAAAATTTCTTCTTTACTTTTAAAATAATGATATATACTACTTTTAGATTTATGAACCATCAAAGCAATATCGCTCATAGATGTCTTTTTAAATCCATATTTCTTGAATAGCTTTTTTCCAGCATTAACTATTTGTTCTCTTGGATTCATTTCTATCCTTCATATAACTTTCTCATAATAATTATATACAATATTTTTTATTTGTCAAAGTTATATAAAGTTTAGTAATATATTATTTAAAATATATTATCTATTTTTCTATAGTAGACTGATTTACATTAAGTATAGTATTATCAGGCAATGAAGCTATATTTCTATAGAAATTTACTTGAGTAACATTATTAACATAAGGCAAATTAATTATTTCATTTAAATAACTTTTAGTGTTTGCATCCAAAACTATATTACCTGTAGTTATTTCTGTATTTGATATATTAGCCTGCATAAAGGCATTAAGTTCAGTATTATTATTAATTTTAGCAGAACCAGATAATACTTTAATAGTAGTTATACCGTTATTATTGGCTATTATTACAGTACCTCGCATAGAGATATTAGCATTTGGAGTAACTATATTGATGGAATTAAGTTTTGTAATTGCTATGATTTCTCCTGAAGATAATGTGAATTTTATATTATTATTTCTATCTAATGATTCATCTATATTTAATAAAGCATTTTGTTTTAGTTTAAATAAAGAGTTATTTTGTATATAATAAGTTAAATAAGAATTTCCCTGCAATGTTAATCTATCATTACTAAATAATAAATCGCCAATATTAGCAGGTTTAGCTATTATATCTTTTGATGTAATTTTTACTTCACCTTGAACTGATACTACTTCCATATAGTTAGCATTATATTGTGCATTCAAAGCAAAAGCGCATACAAATATTATAGCAACTATTTTTTTACACATCTGTGAAACTCCATAATACATTTTTACTATAAAATATTATCGGAAATATTTTTATATATACATAATATTTTTTTATTGCACGAATATATTTACTTTTATGCTGCTTAAGTTTTGATTTTCTTTATTAACTGCTTTTATATAAAAACTATGCTCTCCGCCTTCTAATTGCCATCTAATATTTCCACTTTTCAATTCATCAATACTCGCTATAATTTTATCATCGCAATATAGATTTGCTGACACAATATTGTCGGGTATATATGTTTTTATAAATATGTTTTGATATTCTTTTGGAAGGGTAGAATCTATTTTATACACGGAGTTATCTGTAGGTGATGTAATCATAATATTTTTTGAGTATTCACTTTTTTCTCTATAAGTTAAGCTTCTATTGTAAATATCATTAACTTTTACCCAATCTCTCGTTGGGGTTTCTATTTGCTGTTCTTTTATCCAGCCATTATATTCTGAAGGAAGGTTTACAAATACTTTTTTGCTTATGCTCCCATCTTCATTATTTTTTATATATAAATTATGAACATCGCATTCTTCTGTTGGTACATGTTCTTTAGAAAACTCTTCATTTCTATATTCTTTACAAAACTCTCCTCTTAGTTTTCCGCTTATTAAACATATATCTCTATTTACTATATTTGCTGGTTTATCCCATTTCGTTTCTTTTTGACTTTTATTAAGCATAATAAATAAATCATATATTATAGGTACAGCCCCGTTTCCGCCTGTAATATTTATCATCTCGCTTCCCTTAAAATCTCCAAGCCAAATACCTACTATATAATCTTTTGTGTATCCAATACCCCAAGCATCTCTTGAGCCTTTTGATGTACCTGTTTTTATGGCAACAGAAAAAGGATAAACAATTCCTCTATAGCTTCTAAAAGAGCCCATTCTTGTATTTCTGTCGGATAGTATGCTTGTTATAAGGTAGGCACTTTCTTTTGATATTACTTGCCTTGTGCTTTTTTTAGGTATATTTATTATTTCGCCATTTTCTTTTTTTAATGATTTTATAGAGTAATGATTTATAAACTTGCCTTCATTTGGAAATATAGTATATGCTGAAACTAAATCAACTAATCTCACCTCAGCACTTCCTAATACCAAAGAATAACCATAATAGTCAGGGTTTTTATTTATAGAGCTTAAACCAGATTTTAATAATATATTTTGAAAATCTCTTATACTGTATCTTGCAAGCCATTTTACAGCTGGTATATTTAGAGAATTAGCAAGGGCATCTCTTATAGTAACAGGGCCATGATATTTATGATTAAAGTTCTCTGGTATATAATCTCCTCCCGGTGAGTTTATATAAGTTTTTACATCGGCTATAACAGATGCAGGAGTCTCCCCTTTATCAAATAAATATCCATATAAAAAAGGTTTTAAAGTGCTTCCAGCTTGCCTTAAAGAAGTAGCTCCATTAACAGCCCCATCAACTTCTTTATCAAAATAATCCATAGAGCCTACCATAGATAATATTTCGCCTGTTTTAGCATTTAATATAACGCATGAAATATTTCTTACATTAAATGTGTGAAGTGATTGACTTGCATTGCTTATTACTGTTATTGCTTCTTGTTGAAGTTTATAGTCTAAAGTGGTTTTTATTTCTGTTATGTTGTTGTATTTTAATTGTGCTAATGATTCTTTTGCATACATTGTAAAGTGCGGTGCTTTGAAAGTGTATTCGTCTTTATTGTTGTAAACATCTATCTTTTCATTAATATTTTTTTTATACTCAGCATCATCTATGTAGCCATTATTTTTCATTTCGTTTATAACATATATTCTTCTGTCATTTAATCTCTCTTCATATTTGTATGGGTTAAACTTTGTACCAGATTTTATAATTGAAGCTAGTATTGCTGATTCATTTATATTTAAATCTTTTGCCTCTTTTTTGAAATAAACTTGAGAAGCAGCTCCCACGCCATAACAGTTATTGCCTAAAAAAACTCTGTTTAAATATTCTGTGATAATTTCTTCTTTTGATAGGTTTCTTTCTAATCTTATAGCGTCTAATGCTTCATAAAATTTATTAATATATGTTCTCTCTCTTGGTATTATACTTTTTGCTAGCTGCTGAGTGATAGTGCTTCCTCCGGATACCACTCTGCCGTTTATTAAGTTAGCTAAAAATGCTCTCATTATTGCTTTATAATCTATTCCATCATGTTTAAAAAAGTTTTTGTCCTCCGCACTTATAACTGCATTTATTAGATTTGTTGATATATCGTTGTATTTTACTTCATTATAAAAGCCGCCCTGCTTTGGAAAGAGTGTTGATATTAAAATATTGTTTCTGTCATATATTTTTAATACTCTCTCTTCATCTAATTTTAATTCATCTTTTTTAAATGGTATATTTATATAATTTTTGCAAGACTTATAAAAATTATATCCCTTTGGAATAAATATTACTGACAATACTAAAACAGAAATTAATAAAATATATATTATAGCTAATGATGTTCTTCTAATTATTTTTTCCATAAGCAGTTTTCCATAAACCTATATTTTTATTTTACAATAAAATGAACAATAGTCAATTTTTTGTTATATTGTAATAATTTTTAAATTTGGCAATTTTTAGTTTTGTAATTTGTGGGGACTAGCCCCCACACCCCCACTTCTTTTGGTGACCCAAAGAAGCAAAAAGACTATGTTTTTATGAAGTAATACTTAGTATATTTAAAAATATAATATATTATTTTATATATATAAAACTAAAATATTTGCACTTTTTGGTTCTTTTTGCTGCGGGAAAAAGAACAATAAAAAAATTATAAAATATAATCATAATCCATAAATGCTTTACAATTTGTAATTATAATTTATAATTCACTTTAAAACATTAATATACCTATAGAGGCTATCTCAATATGTCTGAAAATAAATTAATTAATAATAGCACTAAAAAGATATTATATTTTTTATTAGTATTTACTCTTATGATATTTTCTTCTATCCCTATGGATATAAAAATATTATTGTTTGATACTACATATGATTCTGAAAAATTAATTTATAATATAATTTTTAATAGTTTTTATTTTCAAGTCTTTTACTTTTTTTGTTATTCATTTTTATTTAGCATTAACAGTAATTTTGAAAATGTTAATAAAAGAACTGTATTAATAACATTTTTATCATTTTTACTTGTGTTTTTGCTTGGCATATTTACTTCAGCTCCGTTAAAAGATGAAATACCTAATATGCTTGATTTTTTTATGTCTAATATAATGATTAATAAAAGCATACTATCATATATAATATTTTTTATTATAATAGTTTTGGCAGATAATAATTTTAAAAATAATATATCTAATAGTTTTACTAAATTAGGAGATATAATTTTCTTTTCTGCAATAGCGGCAATTATTGCATTTGTATTTTGGATATTTATTGTTTTTTTATATGACAGATTTATTTTTAGAACTAATATAGCAAGTGATTTAGAACCGTTAATTGAAAAGCTGATTTTTATGTCTATTATATTTGTTCTTTCTATAATACCTTTTATATTTTTCTTTATTCAAAAGAGATTTAAAACTGTTTTGTCTATATATATTTCAAGAGCATTATTATTTGTATATTCATTTTTAATATTTATCTTGTTTTTTGCATTACTTTATGAACCTATAAGACCTTTTGAAAATATGAAGTCTTTTATAGTTTATAATATATTATTATATTTGTTTGTATTTACTTTATATTTTGTGAGGGCTGATTATAAGGCTGGAATAATAACAAAAGCAATTTATATAATATTTCCAATACTAGCATTTTTATTTAATATATTAGTATTAGGTGCAAGCATATACAGAGTGATTATTTCTGAAATAAAAATAAATGAAGTTTCTATTGCAGTTCTTAATATAATAATAGCTATTAATTTAATATATATAATAATACAAAATATAAAATCCATAATAAAAATATTAAAAGAGAACATCAATATAAATGAGGCTATAATTGGAAATAATAAAATATATAATTTTATTTATGTTTATGGTATTTACTCATTTATTTTTTCTTTTATAGCTCCTATTGTGATGGTATTTTTAAAAAATAAATAAAAGTTTAATAATTTAAAGAGGTTTATGAATTATGAAAAAGTTAACATTTATTTTATTTTTATTTAGTCTGTGCTTATACAGTCAAAATAATAATAAAAGCAAAGTTTCTGAAAAATTAATAGATTATGTAAATGAAGGCAATATTAAAGAAGCTGAAAATATTCTTAAAAAATATAATGATTATGTAAATAATCGTAATTATGAGGGATTTACATTGTTATCTCTTGCGGTTATGGATAATAATATAGAAATGGCTGAGCTTCTTTTGAAATATAAAGCAGATGTTAATGCTACAGTATATCTTACAGATAGTGTATTAATACTTGCTATTGATAATAATAATATGGAAATGGTTAAACTTCTTTTAAGTTATGGTGCGGATATTAATTATAAAGGATTTAGAGGAAGAACTGCATTATTTTCTGCTTTAGAACATGATAGAAAAGAAAATATTGAAATGGTCAAACTGTTAATAAAAAATAAAGCAGATGTTAATATAGCTTATGACGGAGATGATGAAAACGAAGAAACACCTTTAATGTATGCTGCTATGAAAGGCTATAAAGAAACTGTAAAAATATTAATTGAAAATAAAGCTGATATAAATAAAAGAAACAGAAATAATGCAAATGCTTTGATTTATGCTTATATGTATGGACATGAGGATATAGCAGATATTTTACTTCAAAATGGTTCTGATTCTTTGGATAAAAGTTTGAAAGTTTGTGATATTAATCAAGAAACTTTGCTTAGTTATAGTGTTCCATTGATAACTGCAGTAAATTATTCTACCAATGAAGTTTTTTTACAGAAGTTAATTGATAATAGTGCTGATGTAGATTATAAAACTTATGACAACAAAACTGCATTGATAGAAGCAGCTTCTTATAATAATATTAATGCTGTAAAAGTGCTTCTTAAAAATAATGCTCAAGTTAATGTTCAAAATAAGTACGGTATGACAGCATTGATGTGGGCTTGTCATATCGGAAATTTAGAAATGACAAAAATGCTTTTAGATGCTGGTGCTGATAAAAATATCAAAGACGGTAAGTATGATGCATTATATTATGCAAGAGAATATGGAAAAAATGAAGAGATAATCAAATTACTCACAAAATAGTTATAGCCTTTATAAAAAGTGTATGCATTATATGTATGCACTTTTTTATTAAAATTTTCTAATTGAAAATTTAATTATTCTAATTTATAATGCGAAAACTACAATACATGTGTGGGGTACTATATGAAAAATATTATTCCTATAATTACAGCATTTATTTTAATGATTGTTGTAATTTCCTGCGGCAATGTTAACAAAGAAACACAACAAGATACTCAAACTGATCAAACATCACAAAACAACAATACACAATCTCAAAATATTCAAACTAATGCTTCACAAACAAATAATCAAAAAGAATTCTTTGATATGAAATATGTTTATAAAGGCATTAGAGCAGATAAAACTAAA from Brachyspira pilosicoli includes:
- a CDS encoding ComEC/Rec2 family competence protein yields the protein MMKSPYPITYIFYITTSFAFGISTALKFSGNYFFYISLIISFILIIISIALAVYNKNSFFILVISVFFLGYSYTIYRYYNIFSSPLKEFNKEIKAYSCKIVDYDGVVTLRDRYIAYVDRVYDGENWHNYAGKIRLYHSSAKPIYINDTITVYTKINLYKNILTNNINIVKALENQMLYGVSSIYPYINFTVQKESFSILNFLNRIGIYFRNTIKKSLGEHIEPISYSVAQCIITGDKHIIPANINQYFINSGISHILSISGLHISMILFILFTALSFLPINFYNKIFISTIITIIIYPTVSIFSVSIVRSSIMALCILISYYFDRDRNNVNALFLAALIILLIDPNSIKEISFQFSFLATLGIILYYPIYNFFIISKIKNLKINTFLKNIFITLLGFLAINIISLISILPLNIYHFKILNLNSIISNIFAVPLSFIILSSSLITIFTHIIFYTLSIYPAKTTELAANILIELSKKISNFQCLRYNFELNMYIAIFITFIIMLIGLLLNIKINKRI
- a CDS encoding TetR/AcrR family transcriptional regulator — protein: MNPREQIVNAGKKLFKKYGFKKTSMSDIALMVHKSKSSIYHYFKSKEEIFFAIAENEASDLKRSIYEAIKKEDTAEAKIRAYILTRQKGYIKLANLYEALHSEIFEDFTLIEHMRAKYHREEYDTIKMILRGGVKKGLFNIDLRLATESILAIIKGFEMEWAKNKNIENNEKDLDIIINIIFYGIVKR
- a CDS encoding FecR domain-containing protein, translating into MCKKIVAIIFVCAFALNAQYNANYMEVVSVQGEVKITSKDIIAKPANIGDLLFSNDRLTLQGNSYLTYYIQNNSLFKLKQNALLNIDESLDRNNNIKFTLSSGEIIAITKLNSINIVTPNANISMRGTVIIANNNGITTIKVLSGSAKINNNTELNAFMQANISNTEITTGNIVLDANTKSYLNEIINLPYVNNVTQVNFYRNIASLPDNTILNVNQSTIEK
- the pbpC gene encoding penicillin-binding protein 1C — its product is MEKIIRRTSLAIIYILLISVLVLSVIFIPKGYNFYKSCKNYINIPFKKDELKLDEERVLKIYDRNNILISTLFPKQGGFYNEVKYNDISTNLINAVISAEDKNFFKHDGIDYKAIMRAFLANLINGRVVSGGSTITQQLAKSIIPRERTYINKFYEALDAIRLERNLSKEEIITEYLNRVFLGNNCYGVGAASQVYFKKEAKDLNINESAILASIIKSGTKFNPYKYEERLNDRRIYVINEMKNNGYIDDAEYKKNINEKIDVYNNKDEYTFKAPHFTMYAKESLAQLKYNNITEIKTTLDYKLQQEAITVISNASQSLHTFNVRNISCVILNAKTGEILSMVGSMDYFDKEVDGAVNGATSLRQAGSTLKPFLYGYLFDKGETPASVIADVKTYINSPGGDYIPENFNHKYHGPVTIRDALANSLNIPAVKWLARYSIRDFQNILLKSGLSSINKNPDYYGYSLVLGSAEVRLVDLVSAYTIFPNEGKFINHYSIKSLKKENGEIINIPKKSTRQVISKESAYLITSILSDRNTRMGSFRSYRGIVYPFSVAIKTGTSKGSRDAWGIGYTKDYIVGIWLGDFKGSEMINITGGNGAVPIIYDLFIMLNKSQKETKWDKPANIVNRDICLISGKLRGEFCKEYRNEEFSKEHVPTEECDVHNLYIKNNEDGSISKKVFVNLPSEYNGWIKEQQIETPTRDWVKVNDIYNRSLTYREKSEYSKNIMITSPTDNSVYKIDSTLPKEYQNIFIKTYIPDNIVSANLYCDDKIIASIDELKSGNIRWQLEGGEHSFYIKAVNKENQNLSSIKVNIFVQ
- a CDS encoding ankyrin repeat domain-containing protein, giving the protein MKKLTFILFLFSLCLYSQNNNKSKVSEKLIDYVNEGNIKEAENILKKYNDYVNNRNYEGFTLLSLAVMDNNIEMAELLLKYKADVNATVYLTDSVLILAIDNNNMEMVKLLLSYGADINYKGFRGRTALFSALEHDRKENIEMVKLLIKNKADVNIAYDGDDENEETPLMYAAMKGYKETVKILIENKADINKRNRNNANALIYAYMYGHEDIADILLQNGSDSLDKSLKVCDINQETLLSYSVPLITAVNYSTNEVFLQKLIDNSADVDYKTYDNKTALIEAASYNNINAVKVLLKNNAQVNVQNKYGMTALMWACHIGNLEMTKMLLDAGADKNIKDGKYDALYYAREYGKNEEIIKLLTK